The Methylomarinum vadi genome has a window encoding:
- the tsaB gene encoding tRNA (adenosine(37)-N6)-threonylcarbamoyltransferase complex dimerization subunit type 1 TsaB has protein sequence MKLLAVETSTEACSAALYVDGEIREKFALAPREHTKLILPMIDELMSEAQLLPQQLNALAFSCGPGSFTGVRIATGIVQGIAFGADLPVVPVSTLAAIAQDFFNDNPINISFTAMDARMGEIFWGVYQKDQQGFARLLGQEAVTPAVKVTFPEIAGAGVGSGWAVYRAELANRLGSLLLTTEAEKLPRAAAIVQLGADGYVNGEAVAVEQAMPVYLRDKVAKKESER, from the coding sequence CCTGTTCGGCGGCTTTGTATGTCGACGGTGAAATACGGGAAAAATTCGCTCTGGCGCCGCGCGAACATACCAAATTGATTTTGCCGATGATCGACGAATTGATGAGCGAAGCGCAATTATTGCCGCAACAATTAAATGCATTGGCGTTCAGCTGCGGGCCGGGGTCCTTTACCGGCGTCAGAATCGCCACCGGCATCGTTCAGGGTATCGCCTTCGGCGCCGATTTGCCCGTCGTTCCGGTCTCGACGCTGGCGGCCATCGCCCAGGATTTTTTTAACGATAATCCCATCAATATTTCTTTTACCGCGATGGATGCGCGCATGGGAGAGATATTCTGGGGCGTCTATCAGAAAGACCAGCAAGGTTTTGCCCGTTTGCTGGGCCAGGAGGCGGTGACGCCCGCGGTAAAGGTGACTTTCCCGGAAATCGCCGGCGCCGGCGTCGGTTCCGGATGGGCTGTGTATCGCGCGGAGCTGGCCAATCGTTTGGGCTCTTTGTTGCTAACGACGGAGGCGGAAAAGCTGCCCAGGGCGGCGGCGATCGTTCAACTGGGCGCCGACGGCTATGTTAATGGCGAAGCCGTGGCGGTGGAACAGGCCATGCCGGTTTATTTGCGCGATAAAGTTGCGAAAAAAGAATCGGAAAGATAG
- a CDS encoding L-threonylcarbamoyladenylate synthase: MAQFFAIHPDNPQLRLINQTVEIIRQGGVIVYPTDSSYAIACHIGDKQALDRIKRIRRLDDKHNFTLACKDLVQVSNFTKIGNDAFRLIKTLTPGPFTFILDATKEVPRRLQHPRKKTIGIRVPDNKTALLLLEELGEPLITATMSLPGKTDAMTDPYEIRDRLEKEVDLIIDAGIIESQDTTIIACDNNQLEIVRQGIGQAPMLD, translated from the coding sequence ATGGCGCAGTTTTTTGCAATACATCCGGATAATCCGCAATTGCGATTAATCAATCAGACGGTTGAGATTATTCGTCAAGGTGGGGTAATCGTCTATCCAACCGACTCTTCCTACGCCATTGCCTGTCATATCGGCGACAAGCAAGCGTTGGATAGAATCAAGCGTATTCGTCGTTTGGATGATAAACATAATTTCACGTTGGCCTGCAAGGATTTAGTCCAAGTCTCCAACTTCACCAAGATTGGCAACGACGCATTCCGCTTGATCAAAACCCTGACGCCCGGGCCGTTTACGTTTATTCTCGATGCAACGAAAGAAGTGCCGCGACGCCTGCAGCACCCGAGAAAGAAAACCATCGGTATTCGCGTTCCCGATAATAAAACCGCCTTGTTGTTATTAGAGGAATTGGGGGAGCCGTTGATCACCGCGACCATGTCCTTACCGGGCAAGACTGACGCGATGACCGATCCCTATGAAATTCGAGATCGTTTGGAAAAGGAAGTGGATTTGATCATCGATGCCGGCATTATCGAAAGCCAGGATACGACTATCATCGCCTGCGATAATAATCAGCTCGAAATCGTCAGGCAGGGTATCGGCCAGGCGCCAATGCTGGATTAA
- a CDS encoding site-2 protease family protein, translating to MMNELTLIQRIVVWILPVIFAITVHEVAHGWVAKQFGDKTAYYQGRLTLNPLKHIDWLGTIVIPGLLLLTFTGFIFGWAKPVPVDPRYFKNPRKDMAFVALAGPMANLIMAIGWALLARCGVLLNVEFISLPFIYMGIAGISINLVLALINLLPIPPLDGSRIITAFLSHRMAWQYNRLERYGFFILLILLMTGGLGMILAYPMYYAQQIFFALAGL from the coding sequence ATGATGAATGAACTTACTTTGATCCAGCGTATCGTCGTATGGATTTTACCGGTCATTTTCGCCATTACCGTGCACGAGGTCGCGCACGGTTGGGTGGCGAAACAATTTGGCGACAAGACGGCCTATTATCAAGGCAGGTTGACGCTGAATCCGCTTAAACATATCGATTGGCTCGGCACCATCGTCATTCCGGGATTGTTGTTGTTGACGTTCACCGGGTTCATTTTCGGCTGGGCCAAGCCGGTGCCGGTCGATCCCCGCTATTTCAAGAACCCCCGCAAGGATATGGCTTTCGTGGCGCTGGCTGGGCCGATGGCCAATCTGATTATGGCGATAGGATGGGCATTGCTGGCCAGGTGTGGGGTGTTGTTAAACGTTGAATTTATCTCGCTTCCGTTTATTTACATGGGAATTGCCGGTATTTCCATCAATCTGGTACTGGCCTTGATTAACTTGCTACCGATACCGCCGTTGGATGGTAGTCGCATTATCACGGCATTTCTTTCCCACAGGATGGCCTGGCAATACAACCGTTTGGAACGTTACGGTTTTTTCATTCTGTTGATTTTGCTAATGACGGGGGGCTTGGGGATGATTCTTGCCTATCCGATGTATTATGCCCAGCAGATATTTTTTGCCCTGGCTGGCCTTTAG
- a CDS encoding segregation and condensation protein A: protein MPYQDMPEDLYIPPDALEVFLDAFEGPLDLLLYLIRKQNMDILNIPIAQITQQYIRYIEMMDALRLELAAEYLVMAALLAEIKSRMLLPRQAEEEDEEDDPRAYLIRKLQEYEAIKKVAEQIDQLPRNERDVFDAAVDVSTISVRQVLPDVQLKEMLLAFQDVLKRAEQLSHHQITKEPLSVRERMAAILEKLNRPDSLPFSALFSRHEGKSGVVVSFLAILELSKEGLIDILQSGPCEDIRIQRRAQA, encoded by the coding sequence ATGCCCTATCAGGACATGCCGGAGGATCTCTACATTCCACCCGATGCCCTGGAAGTGTTTCTGGATGCCTTCGAAGGGCCGCTGGATTTGTTGCTATATTTGATTCGGAAACAGAATATGGATATCCTCAATATTCCGATTGCCCAAATTACGCAGCAATATATTCGCTATATCGAGATGATGGACGCCTTGCGTTTGGAGTTGGCGGCGGAATACTTGGTCATGGCGGCATTATTGGCGGAAATAAAATCCAGAATGTTGCTGCCCAGGCAGGCGGAGGAAGAAGACGAGGAGGACGATCCGCGCGCCTATTTGATCCGTAAATTGCAGGAATACGAAGCGATCAAAAAGGTAGCGGAACAAATCGATCAATTGCCCAGAAACGAACGGGATGTGTTTGATGCGGCCGTCGATGTATCGACGATCAGTGTGCGGCAAGTCTTACCGGATGTACAATTAAAAGAAATGCTGCTGGCATTTCAAGACGTGCTCAAGAGAGCAGAACAACTCAGCCACCATCAAATCACCAAGGAGCCTTTATCAGTCCGTGAACGAATGGCAGCCATTTTGGAAAAACTTAACCGGCCAGATAGCCTCCCTTTCTCAGCGTTATTTAGCCGGCACGAAGGAAAAAGCGGGGTGGTTGTCTCGTTTCTTGCCATCCTCGAACTCAGCAAGGAAGGACTCATCGATATCCTCCAATCCGGTCCCTGCGAGGACATCCGAATCCAACGCAGAGCCCAAGCCTGA
- the scpB gene encoding SMC-Scp complex subunit ScpB gives MNTKRIVEAILFAANRTMTVTQIQHVFPELEQPDLKDIQAAIDSIMEDYSDRPVGLKKLASGYRFQVKEGMAPWISRLFEEKPPKYSRALLETLSIIAYRQPVTRGEIEDIRGVSVSSQIVRTLLDREWIRVIAHKEVPGRPALYGTTKQFLDYFNLSSLDELPTMEEIRDSEQDGEPLAATEPTEREKQEATAEAENKESETTSDEAFSKAEADISPPENNTIH, from the coding sequence GTGAACACCAAGCGCATTGTCGAAGCGATTTTATTTGCAGCCAATAGGACCATGACGGTCACGCAAATACAACACGTTTTTCCTGAATTGGAACAACCGGACCTTAAGGACATTCAGGCGGCGATCGATTCGATCATGGAAGATTACAGCGATAGGCCGGTGGGGTTGAAAAAACTGGCCAGCGGTTACCGTTTTCAGGTCAAGGAAGGGATGGCGCCCTGGATTTCCAGATTATTCGAGGAAAAACCGCCGAAATACTCACGCGCGCTATTGGAAACCCTTTCCATCATTGCCTACCGGCAGCCGGTTACGCGTGGCGAAATCGAGGACATACGCGGTGTCAGCGTGAGTTCTCAGATCGTTAGAACTTTACTGGATAGGGAATGGATTCGCGTCATTGCCCACAAGGAAGTTCCGGGCCGGCCGGCCTTGTACGGCACCACTAAACAATTTCTGGATTATTTTAATTTATCGTCATTAGATGAACTGCCGACCATGGAAGAAATCAGGGATTCCGAACAGGACGGCGAACCCCTTGCAGCAACAGAACCAACCGAACGTGAGAAACAAGAAGCAACGGCCGAAGCCGAAAACAAAGAATCAGAAACAACCTCAGATGAAGCGTTCTCCAAGGCAGAAGCCGACATCAGCCCGCCCGAGAACAACACCATCCACTAA
- a CDS encoding pseudouridine synthase — protein MKRSPRQKPTSARPRTTPSTNKGRIDAGERIQKVLARGGMGSRREIERWIEEGRFTVNGEKVTHGYRLREGDHLLLNGRVVKWEKYTEQPTRVLVYHKPVGEVVSRRDPEGRPVVFTQLPRLTVGRWIAVGRLDINTSGLLLVTNNGELANLLMHPSTEIEREYAVRILGEVSDDMLERLKTGVELEDGEAHFDDIRFYAGEGANKWFHVVVKEGRNRLVRRLWESQSVKVSRLKRVRYGPAMLPERIKPHSFYELTADELKMLMEFAGMKAEKGH, from the coding sequence ATGAAGCGTTCTCCAAGGCAGAAGCCGACATCAGCCCGCCCGAGAACAACACCATCCACTAACAAAGGCAGAATTGATGCGGGCGAACGCATCCAAAAGGTGTTGGCGCGCGGCGGCATGGGCTCGAGGCGCGAAATCGAACGCTGGATCGAAGAAGGCCGGTTTACCGTCAATGGTGAAAAGGTCACTCATGGCTATCGTTTGAGGGAAGGTGATCATCTGCTGTTGAACGGGAGGGTCGTCAAATGGGAAAAATATACCGAACAGCCCACTCGGGTCCTGGTTTACCATAAACCTGTCGGGGAAGTGGTTTCCCGCCGCGATCCCGAGGGCCGCCCCGTGGTCTTCACCCAATTGCCGCGATTGACGGTCGGGCGCTGGATCGCCGTCGGGCGTCTCGATATCAACACCTCCGGGTTGTTGTTGGTGACCAATAACGGCGAATTGGCCAATTTGTTGATGCACCCTTCCACCGAAATCGAACGGGAATACGCCGTGCGCATTCTTGGCGAAGTCAGCGACGACATGCTCGAGCGCCTTAAAACCGGTGTCGAGTTGGAAGATGGCGAGGCGCATTTCGACGACATCCGGTTTTATGCTGGCGAGGGCGCCAATAAATGGTTTCATGTTGTGGTCAAGGAAGGGCGCAACCGTCTGGTTAGAAGGCTATGGGAATCGCAAAGCGTCAAGGTCAGCCGTTTGAAGCGTGTCCGCTATGGGCCGGCCATGCTTCCGGAACGAATCAAACCGCATTCTTTCTACGAACTCACCGCCGATGAGTTGAAGATGCTAATGGAATTTGCCGGGATGAAAGCGGAAAAAGGGCATTGA
- a CDS encoding DUF819 family protein, with product MAVLFSIAALGFLAERTRLGAQLTGTVVVILSAIVAANAGLLPHQAPAYDFVFSYFVPVLIPLFLFKADLRRIFFEITRTTMAFLLACVGTVGGVIVAITLLDLTNLANGATIDPSLREPAIAGLFSSTYIGGSVNYAALGEITGLREDASFFAAATATDNLFSALYLVLLAMLPGWRWLANRFQPRDHDNSEREHGPEHSSSPEALAASLALALLIVATADALAEWLHAPDWRYALITVLTLLPATLFPRQMAKLHGGYELAIPLAFVFFAAIAAGADVMAMVEIAPLLVLLVLILLFVHALITFGLGALFGFSLPELITASNAAVLGATTAPALAVAKGWKDLVMPGVLVGVFGYALGTLIGTAVFRFCCWF from the coding sequence ATGGCGGTTCTTTTCTCGATCGCCGCCCTGGGCTTCCTGGCTGAGCGAACGCGCCTGGGCGCTCAGCTGACCGGCACGGTCGTCGTGATTCTCAGCGCGATTGTCGCGGCAAATGCCGGTTTGCTTCCTCATCAAGCGCCGGCCTACGATTTCGTTTTTTCTTACTTCGTTCCGGTCTTGATACCTTTGTTTCTGTTCAAGGCCGATCTGCGCCGTATCTTTTTCGAAATCACAAGGACGACTATGGCTTTTTTGCTAGCCTGCGTCGGCACGGTCGGCGGCGTGATCGTCGCCATAACTTTGTTGGATCTGACCAATCTGGCCAACGGCGCGACGATCGATCCTTCCTTGCGCGAACCGGCGATTGCCGGACTGTTCTCGTCGACTTATATCGGCGGTTCGGTGAACTATGCCGCGCTCGGTGAGATTACCGGCCTGCGCGAGGACGCTTCGTTCTTTGCCGCCGCGACGGCGACGGACAATCTATTCAGCGCCTTGTATTTGGTCCTGTTGGCCATGCTGCCGGGATGGCGCTGGCTGGCAAACCGGTTTCAGCCCAGAGACCACGATAATTCGGAAAGAGAGCATGGGCCGGAACATTCGAGTAGTCCGGAAGCCTTGGCCGCTTCGTTGGCGCTGGCGTTATTGATCGTGGCTACAGCGGACGCTTTGGCGGAGTGGCTGCATGCGCCTGATTGGCGCTATGCCTTGATTACCGTGTTAACACTGTTGCCGGCGACACTGTTTCCTCGGCAGATGGCAAAACTGCATGGCGGATACGAACTGGCGATTCCGTTGGCGTTCGTTTTTTTCGCGGCGATCGCCGCCGGCGCCGATGTTATGGCGATGGTCGAGATCGCCCCTTTACTGGTTTTGTTGGTGCTGATACTGTTGTTCGTTCATGCTTTGATAACCTTCGGTTTAGGGGCGTTATTCGGATTCTCGCTACCGGAGCTGATTACCGCTTCCAATGCCGCGGTGTTGGGCGCGACAACGGCGCCGGCCCTGGCGGTGGCCAAGGGTTGGAAGGACTTGGTCATGCCAGGAGTGCTGGTGGGCGTGTTCGGTTATGCCTTGGGAACGTTGATTGGTACCGCCGTTTTTAGATTCTGTTGTTGGTTCTAA
- a CDS encoding GDCCVxC domain-containing (seleno)protein, with product MKPKKGDCCVFCSYGTVPCPPIQESGDGCCCGS from the coding sequence GTGAAACCAAAGAAAGGTGATTGTTGCGTATTCTGTTCCTATGGCACTGTGCCTTGCCCACCTATTCAGGAAAGTGGTGATGGTTGCTGTTGCGGTTCCTGA
- a CDS encoding tyrosine-type recombinase/integrase encodes MSKKAATLTDTKFNQLIKHVENGNHGLRNKAILFLSFKCGLRSKEIASLVLNDVLETDGTIKDELQLLQAYTKGEKHRMVPLSNPKVRKVLQEWVDYRKENDGSLFNAGSPLFRSQKGSFFTANTMVKLLKNLFDKAGRGFEDCSSHSGRRTLITKLVNQGISLNKVKVIAGHESISTTMEYVDTNPDELGQIMKNV; translated from the coding sequence ATGAGCAAGAAAGCAGCAACATTGACTGATACAAAGTTCAACCAACTGATAAAGCATGTTGAAAACGGTAATCACGGACTGAGGAACAAAGCCATTCTGTTCCTATCGTTCAAGTGCGGGTTGAGAAGCAAGGAAATCGCTTCTCTGGTACTGAATGATGTGCTGGAAACAGATGGAACCATCAAGGATGAACTTCAACTGTTACAGGCTTACACCAAAGGCGAAAAGCACAGGATGGTTCCTCTGAGCAATCCCAAGGTGAGAAAGGTTCTTCAAGAGTGGGTTGATTACCGCAAAGAGAATGACGGTTCCTTGTTCAATGCAGGTTCACCCCTGTTCCGTTCCCAGAAAGGCTCGTTCTTCACTGCAAATACAATGGTGAAACTGTTGAAGAACCTGTTTGATAAGGCTGGTAGGGGATTTGAGGACTGTTCGAGCCATTCAGGTAGAAGAACACTGATTACCAAACTGGTGAATCAAGGTATATCGCTGAACAAGGTTAAGGTGATTGCGGGGCATGAGAGTATCAGCACCACTATGGAATATGTGGATACCAACCCTGATGAACTTGGGCAAATTATGAAGAATGTTTGA